In one Nicotiana sylvestris chromosome 8, ASM39365v2, whole genome shotgun sequence genomic region, the following are encoded:
- the LOC104214506 gene encoding uncharacterized protein isoform X2: MHDQGAVQPPTEKVHQIIARTALFVSKHGGQSEIVLRVKQGDNPTFGFLIPDHDLHAYFRFLVDHPELLQPGSDVKAQNEVGKDSNEQKEHDGRGGALSLLGSVYESGEDEELANGDDPGSKVTSATLDTLSALNVSSPIERADSSKEFEKDEKEKDERVSTNSLRSSKDKEKAAALKKNNLINASKSGIRSNMRKEDDGGSSAASRKTKAEVSGLGVVSKTGPLVEPPSDLKKLINKIVEFILKNGKQFESTLMEQDSKHGRFPFLLPTNQYHPYYLKILQKALESKVHGSEKRALKESDSPSRSAGYDLPYVSDKKEKFKMVIGKSKKEMQDSLTRTSEQEVGVNVDAAAAAAILHAATRGIKNPNLNIISGSSKNGDSQGHSSEGGQASSFLNVPPFSQRSDQRMKNSVSIPKAKEIAKSAAAEAASEADSSEAHLSKEQKLKAERLRRAKMFVALLKGGAAPVKRDSSHGGSVEPQESALSGSGTEVNAATREREGSAAPSELTALGREGSAAPSELTALEREGSAAPLINNVSNENEKSEIKHNAEENERRSRRKYRSRSDRPDEEDEEEEGEGEEEEKQLSRKKHHSSREDEEEESGEVRDDRRSKKKRRSHRHRHKDGGNAYEDEDDEDKRSRKKHRRRHSSPEYDEDDDEDDKRSRKKHRRRHSSPEDDDDDDEDDKRSRKKHRRRHSSPEYDDDDDERRDAERHHKHGRKKHSSHQSSPENRKDDYEEDYKHSKKKHRSHRTSHRSREKLKHRPKHFSDDESEHGHKRPNSSDDEKQHYGRANKNEKGTKEREELEEGEIGTKVSDQSRGSPGGSVSREASVDVSSSHQRAASQHSESTEISDDLRAKIRAMLMATRK; encoded by the exons ATGCATGACCAAGGGGCAGTGCAG CCACCAACGGAAAAGGTACATCAGATAATTGCAAGGACTGCGCTGTTTGTGAGCAAACATGGTGGGCAGTCAGAAATTGTTCTGAGGGTAAAGCAGGGAGACAATCCAACATTTGGGTTCTTAATACCTGACCACGATCTTCATGCATACTTTAGGTTTCTTGTTGATCACCCTGAACTTTTACAACCTGGTAGTGATGTGAAAGCTCAAAATGAAGTAGGAAAGGATTCCAATGAGCAGAAGGAACATGATGGTCGTGGAGGTGCTTTATCTTTGCTTGGTTCTGTATATGAGTCCGGAGAGGACGAGGAGCTTGCGAATGGGGATGATCCTGGATCCAAAGTTACCAGTGCAACACTTGATACCTTGAGTGCCTTAAATGTTTCCAGTCCAATTGAAAGGGCTGATAGTTCCAAGGAATTTGAAAAAGATGAGAAAGAAAAAGATGAGAGAGTTTCTACTAATTCACTTCGTTCTagtaaagataaagaaaaggCTGCTGCACTGAAAAAGAATAATTTGATTAATGCTTCCAAGAGCGGAATTAGAAGTAATATGCGGAAGGAAGATGACGGTGGTTCTTCTGCTGCATCTAGAAAGACAAAGGCAGAGGTGTCTGGTCTAGGAGTGGTGTCGAAGACTGGACCTTTGGTGGAGCCTCCATCTGATCTGAAGAAATTGATTAATAAGATTGTGGAGTTCATTCTGAAGAATGGGAAGCAGTTTGAGTCAACTCTTATGGAACAGGACAGCAAACATGGCAGATTCCCATTTCTCCTTCCAACCAACCAATATCATCCTTACTATCTAAAAATACTCCAGAAAGCTCTAGAG TCAAAAGTCCATGGATCAGAAAAAAGAGCTTTGAAGGAAAGTGATTCTCCCTCCAGATCTGCAGGCTATGATCTGCCATATGTATCTGATAAGAAAGAGAAGTTTAAAATGGTGATTGGTAAATCCAAGAAGGAAATGCAGGACTCCCTGACCAGAACTTCAGAGCAAGAGGTTGGAGTCAATGTGgacgctgctgctgctgctgctatccTTCACGCAGCCACTAGAGGTATTAAAAATCCCAATTTGAATATCATATCAGGCTCATCTAAGAATGGTGATAGTCAGGGTCACAGCAGTGAGGGTGGCCAAGCCTCAAGTTTCCTCAATGTCCCTCCATTTAGTCAGAGGTCTGACCAGAGGATGAAAAATAGTGTTTCGATTCCAAAGGCGAAGGAAATCGCAAAGTCTGCTGCTGCTGAAGCTGCGAGTGAGGCAGACTCCTCTGAAGCACACTTGAGCAAAGAGCAGAAGCTGAAAGCAGAGAGGCTGAGAAGGGCAAAGATGTTTGTGGCCCTCTTAAAAGGTGGAGCAGCTCCTGTGAAAAGAGATTCTTCACATGGAGGGTCAGTGGAACCGCAGGAATCTGCCTTATCAGGTTCTGGCACAGAGGTTAATGCTGCTACTAGAGAAAGAGAAGGCAGTGCAGCTCCGTCAGAATTGACTGCTCTAGGGAGAGAAGGCAGTGCAGCTCCGTCAGAACTGACTGCTCTAGAGAGAGAAGGCAGTGCAGCTCCATTAATTAATAATGTGTCCAATGAAAATGAGAAATCTGAAATAAAACATAATGCTGAAGAGAATGAGCGGCGATCAAGAAGGAAATACCGGTCAAGATCTGATAGACCCGACGAGGAGGATGAAGAGGAAGAGGGAGAGGGAGAGGAGGAGGAGAAGCAGCTGTCCAGGAAGAAGCACCACTCTTCAAGagaagatgaagaggaagaaAGTGGAGAGGTAAGGGATGATAGACGATCCAAAAAAAAGAGGCGTTCACACCGTCATAGACACAAAGATGGTGGCAATGCATATGAGGATGAAGATGATGAAGATAAACGATCAAGAAAGAAGCACCGCAGGCGGCATTCATCGcctgaatatgatgaagatgatgatgaagatgataAACGATCAAGAAAGAAGCACCGCAGACGGCATTCATCCcctgaagatgatgatgatgatgatgaagatgataAACGATCAAGAAAGAAGCACCGCAGACGGCATTCATCCCctgaatatgatgatgatgatgatgagcgaAGAGATGCCGAGAGACATCATAAGCATGGAAGGAAAAAGCATTCCAGTCATCAGTCTTCACCTGAAAATAGGAAAGATGATTATGAGGAGGATTATAAGCACTCCAAGAAGAAACATAGATCTCATAGAACCTCCCACCGGAGTAGAGAGAAACTCAAACACAGGCCAAAGCATTTCAGTGATGATGAGTCTGAACATGGGCATAAGCGCCCGAACTCTTCAGATGATGAAAAGCAGCACTATGGCAGGGCCAATAAGAATGAGAAGGGGACCAAAGAAAGAGAAGAACTGGAAGAGGGTGAGATCGGTACCAAAGTGTCAGATCAATCAAGAGGAAGTCCGGGAGGTTCCGTCAGCAGAGAAGCTTCGGTGGATGTATCTAGTTCCCATCAAAGAGCCGCATCTCAGCATTCTGAATCTACTGAGATATCAGATGATCTTCGGGCTAAAATCCGTGCAATGTTAATGGCAACTAGGAAGTAG